In a single window of the Rhinoraja longicauda isolate Sanriku21f chromosome 10, sRhiLon1.1, whole genome shotgun sequence genome:
- the rps29 gene encoding small ribosomal subunit protein uS14 produces MVRMRGAVRVRGPPLSLSLAAAAAAIMGHQQLYWSHPRKFGQGSRSCRVCANRHGLIRKYGLNMCRQCFRQYAKDIGFVKLD; encoded by the exons ATGGTGCGCATGCGCGGGGCGGTGCGCGTGCGCgggcctcccctctccctctctctcgccgccgccgccgccgccatcatGGGTCACCAGCAGCTCTACTGGTCTCACCCGCGCAAGTTCGGACAAGGCTCCCGCTCCTG cCGGGTGTGCGCCAACCGCCACGGGCTGATCCGCAAGTACGGCCTCAACATGTGCCGCCAGTGCTTCCGCCAGTACGCCAAGGACATCGGCTTCGTCAAG TTGGACTAA